Proteins co-encoded in one Gehongia tenuis genomic window:
- the trmD gene encoding tRNA (guanosine(37)-N1)-methyltransferase TrmD, whose amino-acid sequence MRAAILTLFPAMVEAVLSESILGRARNQGILDAFAVDIRAYSDNKHHQADDYPFGGGPGMVMMPQPIFDAFADVEKRMGKAHRIYLSPKGKTFDQETAQRLSRLDNLVFLCGHYEGVDQRVLDHLIDEEISIGDYVLTGGEIPALAVLDSVARLIPGVLGSDQSAEDESFSSGLLEYPQYTRPADFRGLKVPDILLSGHHANIERWRREQALEITRRLRPDLLK is encoded by the coding sequence ATGAGGGCCGCTATTTTGACCCTGTTTCCGGCTATGGTGGAGGCAGTGCTCTCGGAAAGCATTCTGGGCCGTGCCCGAAACCAGGGCATTTTGGACGCTTTTGCCGTGGATATCCGGGCATACAGCGACAACAAGCACCACCAGGCCGATGACTATCCCTTTGGCGGCGGACCGGGCATGGTTATGATGCCTCAGCCCATCTTCGACGCCTTCGCCGACGTGGAAAAACGCATGGGGAAGGCGCACCGCATCTATCTCTCGCCCAAGGGCAAAACCTTTGATCAGGAAACCGCCCAGCGGCTGTCCCGGCTGGACAATCTGGTGTTTTTGTGCGGCCATTACGAAGGTGTGGACCAGCGGGTGCTGGATCATCTGATTGACGAGGAAATCTCCATCGGAGACTATGTCCTCACCGGCGGCGAGATCCCCGCTCTCGCCGTTTTGGACAGCGTGGCAAGGCTTATTCCCGGGGTGCTGGGAAGCGACCAGTCTGCGGAGGATGAGAGCTTTTCCAGCGGCCTTCTCGAGTATCCCCAATACACCCGGCCTGCGGACTTTCGGGGATTGAAGGTGCCGGACATACTTTTGTCCGGGCATCATGCCAACATTGAGCGCTGGCGCCGGGAACAGGCCCTTGAGATTACCCGGAGGCTCCGGCCCGATCTTCTAAAATAG
- the rplS gene encoding 50S ribosomal protein L19, translating to MSEIIRSIEKEQLRTDLPELRIGDTVKVFVKVVEGSRERLQAFEGTIIAKQNGGLRETFTVRRISYGIGVERIFPVHSPKIDHIDVIRHGKARRAKLYYLRNRVGKAARLRTIER from the coding sequence ATGAGCGAAATCATTCGTTCCATCGAGAAAGAACAGCTCCGTACCGATCTGCCCGAGCTTCGCATTGGCGACACCGTCAAGGTGTTCGTGAAAGTTGTGGAGGGCAGCCGCGAACGTCTTCAGGCGTTTGAGGGGACCATCATTGCCAAGCAGAACGGGGGCCTGCGCGAAACCTTTACGGTTCGCCGAATCTCCTATGGCATTGGCGTTGAGAGGATTTTCCCGGTGCATTCGCCCAAGATTGATCACATCGATGTGATCCGTCACGGCAAGGCTCGCCGCGCCAAGCTGTACTATCTGCGCAATCGCGTGGGTAAAGCGGCCCGGCTGCGCACCATTGAACGCTGA
- the ylqF gene encoding ribosome biogenesis GTPase YlqF, with amino-acid sequence MDIQWYPGHMAKARRTLMNEIKLVDVVVEILDARIPVASRNPDIEDILELRPRIYVLNKADLAEEKATRAWSEKLGRQGATLPFVSTASNRKKAAQMISDAAAKEVRRMEQKGVKKTVRALVIGIPNVGKSTFINCVAGGTRARTADRPGVTRGKQWVRVTPYLELLDMPGLLWPKLTPERVALDLAFVGAVKDEIMDTEKLAMALLLRLREREPDCLAARYKLDTLSGEGEELLERISKKRGMILSGGRVDTLRGAQMLLDEFRNGRIGRITLEKPEETIDEGE; translated from the coding sequence ATGGACATTCAGTGGTATCCGGGGCATATGGCCAAAGCCAGGCGCACCTTGATGAATGAGATCAAGCTGGTGGATGTGGTGGTGGAGATTCTGGACGCCCGCATCCCTGTGGCCAGCCGCAACCCTGACATTGAGGACATCCTTGAGCTGCGGCCGCGGATTTATGTGCTGAATAAGGCCGATCTGGCCGAGGAAAAGGCGACCCGGGCCTGGAGCGAGAAGCTGGGCCGGCAGGGCGCCACACTGCCCTTCGTGTCCACCGCCTCCAACCGCAAAAAGGCCGCCCAGATGATCTCCGACGCCGCGGCGAAGGAGGTCCGGCGCATGGAGCAGAAGGGGGTCAAAAAGACGGTGCGGGCGCTGGTGATCGGCATCCCAAACGTGGGAAAGTCCACCTTCATTAATTGTGTGGCCGGGGGAACCCGGGCAAGGACGGCGGACCGGCCGGGCGTGACGCGGGGCAAGCAGTGGGTGCGGGTGACGCCCTATCTGGAACTTTTGGATATGCCGGGACTGCTGTGGCCCAAGCTCACTCCCGAGCGGGTGGCCCTCGATCTCGCTTTCGTGGGCGCGGTGAAGGACGAGATCATGGACACGGAAAAGCTGGCGATGGCGCTGCTTTTGAGGCTCCGCGAACGGGAACCGGACTGCCTCGCTGCCAGATACAAGCTGGATACCCTTTCGGGCGAGGGGGAGGAGCTTCTTGAGCGGATCTCGAAAAAGCGGGGCATGATCCTCTCCGGCGGGCGGGTGGACACCCTACGGGGCGCGCAGATGCTGCTGGATGAATTCCGGAACGGCCGCATAGGCCGCATCACGCTGGAGAAACCGGAGGAAACCATCGATGAAGGGGAATAA
- a CDS encoding ribonuclease HII, translating to MKGNNAELLAFERRLKEEGITVIAGVDEAGRGPLAGPVVAAAVVLGTVIEGVNDSKKLSEKKRELLYDRITREAVAYGIGQVDPRGIDEMNIRNATLAAMKQAVENLGIALDRVLVDGRDVIDVKYPVEAVVHGDATCYSIAAASILAKVTRDRQMRELDAKYPEYGFGQHKGYGTAAHIEVLRRIGPCPIHRASFLRKIL from the coding sequence ATGAAGGGGAATAATGCTGAACTTTTAGCCTTCGAACGGCGTCTGAAAGAGGAAGGCATCACCGTGATCGCCGGCGTGGATGAGGCGGGCCGGGGGCCGCTGGCGGGGCCGGTGGTGGCCGCCGCCGTGGTGCTGGGCACGGTGATCGAGGGCGTCAACGATTCGAAGAAGCTCTCGGAAAAGAAGCGGGAGCTTCTTTACGATAGGATCACCCGGGAGGCGGTGGCCTATGGGATCGGTCAGGTGGACCCCAGGGGCATCGATGAAATGAACATTCGAAACGCCACTCTTGCGGCCATGAAGCAGGCGGTGGAGAACCTTGGGATCGCCCTTGACCGGGTGCTGGTGGACGGCAGGGATGTGATCGATGTGAAATACCCTGTGGAAGCGGTGGTGCACGGCGACGCCACCTGCTACAGCATCGCCGCCGCCTCCATTCTGGCCAAGGTTACCCGGGACCGCCAGATGCGCGAGCTGGACGCAAAGTACCCCGAGTACGGCTTTGGTCAGCACAAAGGCTACGGCACGGCGGCCCATATTGAAGTGCTGCGGCGCATCGGGCCCTGCCCCATCCATCGTGCGTCCTTCCTGAGGAAGATCCTATGA
- a CDS encoding YraN family protein, translating to MSRMLKDVGDRGEALAAAYLESKGCRILARNFRTKMGELDIVAQEPGNRVVFVEVKTRRGNLYGSGAEAVTAAKQRHLLLAAEVFLSQRKLWDLPMRFDVVEITWRGDEPLIRHIENAFGA from the coding sequence ATGAGCCGTATGCTAAAGGACGTGGGCGACCGGGGCGAGGCCCTTGCCGCCGCCTATCTCGAAAGCAAGGGCTGCCGTATTCTGGCCCGAAATTTCCGTACAAAAATGGGTGAACTGGATATTGTTGCCCAGGAACCAGGGAATAGGGTGGTCTTTGTCGAAGTTAAGACCCGCAGGGGGAATCTTTACGGCAGCGGCGCCGAGGCGGTTACGGCCGCAAAACAGCGCCATCTCCTTCTTGCAGCGGAGGTTTTTCTTTCCCAAAGGAAGCTTTGGGACCTTCCCATGCGCTTTGACGTGGTGGAGATCACGTGGCGGGGGGACGAACCCCTCATCCGCCATATTGAAAATGCCTTTGGCGCATAG